The Ranitomeya imitator isolate aRanImi1 chromosome 3, aRanImi1.pri, whole genome shotgun sequence genome has a window encoding:
- the LOC138669763 gene encoding uncharacterized protein produces the protein MSTEQPLRLRRPYRNLLLGVFLLILLRCRRQEQSRRRLRTLQLRSKKGHFHVLYRDLRRDPEKFLSFCRIPIQGFDRLLMILGPELTYPDTAMRKAISAEEQLLITLRFLATGESYASLYLQFRVGKSIISQIVRGTCNVIWQKLQPIVMPSPTVETWLQVAAGFQTVADFPNCIGAIDGKHVRVQQPPQSGSHVFNYKKYSSVVLMAVADAHYKFVAIDVGAYGSTGDSRLLGTSQIGLQILEDCGTLPAPQPLPGSTLPVPFVMVSDEAFPLMTNLLCPYPRRGLDSRRRIFNYRLSRARRYVEYTFRIMTSQWKIFHTPIQLEPDTVDAVIKACCVLHNYAREYSAEVDESQQAVFTPVINVGPGQPSNSSDWVREALTDYFMSPEGAVHWQYSCVDDVQPDQQRRMEHN, from the exons AtgagcacagagcagccattacggCTCCGCCGGCCTTATAGAAACCTGCTGTTAGGCGTATTCTTACTCATACTGCTGCGGTGCAGACGGCAG GAGCAGTCGAGGCGAAGGCTGAGAACGCTGCAGCTGCGCAGTAAGAAGGGGCACTTCCATGTCTTATACAGAGATTTAAGGCG aGATCCAGAgaaatttctttctttctgcagaaTACCCATACAGGGATTTGACCGTCTGTTAATGATCTTGGGCCCGGAGCTGACCTATCCAGATACAGCAATGAGAAAGGCGATTTCTGCTGAGGAacagctgctcatcaccttgcg atttctggccacaggagagagctatgcaTCACTgtacctccaatttagggttggcaaatccATCATTTCCCAAATTGTGAGGGGCACATGTAACgtgatctggcagaagttgcagcccatcgtgatgccttccccaactgtcgagacttggctgcaggtcgcAGCAGGTTTTCAGACTGTGGCcgatttcccaaactgcataggtgccaTTGATGGaaaacatgtaagggttcagcaaCCACCACAATCAGGATCACatgtctttaattataagaagtattcatccgtggtcctgatggcggtggctgatgcacatTATAAATTTGTGGCCATTGATGTTGGTGCCTATGGCAGTACTGGGGACTCTCGGCTGTTGGGTACATCACAGATTGGTCTGCAAATTCTTGAAGATTGCGGAACGCTTCCAGCCCCACAACCTTTGCCGGGTTCTACACTTCCAgttccctttgtgatggtatcggatgaggcatttcccttaatgaccaatctgctgtgcccatacccacgaaggggactggattCCCGGCgcaggatttttaattatcggctgagtcgtgctcGCAGATATGTGGAATACACCTTCAgaatcatgactagtcagtggaagaTCTTTCACACACCCATCCAGTTGGAACCAGACACTGTTGACGCTGTGATTAAGGCATGCTGTGTACTCCAtaactatgctcgtgagtacagCGCTGAGGTAGATGAGTCACAGCAGGCAGTATTTACTCCAGTGATCAACGTGGGTCCAGGACAGCCATCCAACTCCAGTGACTGGGTGCGAGAAGCCCTTACTGACTATTtcatgagtccagaaggtgccgtgcactggcaatactcctgtgttgATGATGTGCAGCCTGATCAGCAGAGAAGAATGGAACACAATTGA